Proteins encoded within one genomic window of Variovorax sp. OAS795:
- a CDS encoding ABC transporter substrate-binding protein — protein sequence MPTLLRAKRLSTAIAGAIFMTFAHGGQFVVGQVGPMSGLEASQGRAYAAGMQLLFDTVNKAGGANGNTFVLASRDDGGRPEDTVNVTRRLIAEERPLVLAGYFGNRNIASLVDSGILEKEKIALVGYRAADLRISTPYLYSIRAGLHDELGKITEHLATIGVTRLGLFYEDGPDAGGVVAASDEAAAKAHVAIVAKASYPPGTARVGPAVELLAKAAPQAIVMVSNGAPAAAFIEQYRAGGGSAQLFASSSAEIEQLSKRLGKEQMQGVAIAQVTPSPYRISSRLAKELNDAVDRAGHPDASVSFAMMEGFIAAKVIVEAVRRQNAKVSREGMPAALDGIGNYDAGGYVVGFRHGMHVGSSFVELSIVSSAGRIRQ from the coding sequence ATGCCGACCCTCCTTCGCGCAAAACGCCTCTCGACGGCCATCGCCGGCGCCATCTTCATGACGTTCGCGCACGGCGGCCAGTTCGTCGTGGGCCAGGTGGGACCGATGTCGGGCCTGGAAGCCAGCCAGGGGCGTGCCTATGCCGCGGGCATGCAACTGCTTTTCGACACGGTCAACAAGGCCGGAGGTGCGAACGGCAACACCTTCGTATTGGCAAGCCGGGACGACGGTGGCCGGCCCGAAGACACGGTCAACGTGACGAGGCGGCTCATTGCCGAAGAGAGGCCGCTGGTACTGGCTGGCTATTTCGGCAACCGGAACATCGCCAGCCTGGTGGATTCCGGCATTCTCGAGAAAGAGAAGATCGCGCTGGTGGGATACCGCGCAGCCGACCTCCGGATCAGTACGCCCTACCTCTACAGCATCCGCGCGGGCCTGCACGACGAGCTCGGCAAGATCACGGAGCATCTCGCCACCATCGGCGTCACGCGTCTCGGGCTGTTCTACGAGGATGGGCCCGACGCCGGCGGCGTTGTTGCCGCATCGGACGAAGCGGCCGCAAAGGCACACGTGGCCATCGTCGCCAAGGCCTCGTATCCACCGGGCACCGCCCGCGTCGGCCCGGCCGTCGAGCTGCTGGCCAAGGCAGCGCCGCAGGCGATCGTCATGGTGTCGAACGGCGCGCCCGCAGCCGCTTTCATCGAGCAATACCGCGCAGGCGGCGGGTCTGCGCAGCTGTTCGCAAGCTCCAGCGCCGAAATCGAGCAATTGTCCAAGCGCCTGGGCAAGGAACAGATGCAGGGCGTGGCCATCGCCCAGGTGACGCCCAGCCCGTATCGAATTTCAAGCCGGCTCGCGAAAGAGCTCAATGACGCCGTGGACCGGGCAGGCCATCCGGACGCATCCGTGAGTTTCGCCATGATGGAAGGCTTCATCGCGGCGAAGGTGATCGTGGAGGCGGTCCGGCGGCAGAACGCGAAGGTCAGCCGCGAAGGCATGCCCGCAGCGCTCGACGGCATCGGCAACTACGACGCGGGCGGCTACGTCGTCGGCTTCAGGCACGGGATGCATGTCGGATCGAGCTTCGTCGAACTCTCGATCGTCAGCAGCGCGGGCAGGATCAGGCAGTAG
- a CDS encoding tripartite tricarboxylate transporter substrate binding protein, producing MLPAAAAFAQEPPFPTRPVRLISPFPVGSGPDGVARLVADKLARAWGQPVTVDNKPGGNGFIAINAFKRGATDGHDLVHLENVHLTAYPHLFKKLPFDGNKDFELIAPLFKTYFFITVSADSKYRSVADLVADAKANPGRLSYGSWSVGNPAHLGSALLETMTGTQMQHVVYKETNQLYSGVATGELSFAMGTIATAGPLHRGGKLKFLAIAAPRRLAAYKDVPTVSEAGGPAGFEVAGWTAFAAPRGVSPAVVEKIRRDVEKALREPDVRDKFAAFGYEPFLATPTEFAQHISDESSRFAEVIKKVGAHLD from the coding sequence TTGCTCCCCGCGGCGGCCGCTTTCGCGCAGGAGCCGCCGTTTCCCACACGGCCGGTGCGATTGATCAGTCCGTTCCCCGTCGGCAGCGGGCCCGACGGCGTGGCGCGCCTTGTCGCGGACAAGCTCGCACGCGCCTGGGGCCAGCCCGTCACCGTCGACAACAAGCCGGGCGGCAACGGGTTCATCGCCATCAATGCCTTCAAGCGCGGCGCGACCGACGGGCACGACCTGGTCCACCTGGAGAACGTGCACCTGACGGCGTACCCGCATCTCTTCAAGAAGCTGCCCTTCGACGGCAACAAGGATTTCGAGCTCATCGCGCCGCTGTTCAAGACCTATTTCTTCATCACGGTTTCAGCCGACAGCAAGTACCGCAGCGTGGCCGACCTGGTCGCCGATGCCAAGGCGAACCCGGGCAGGCTGAGCTATGGCTCCTGGTCGGTCGGCAACCCCGCACACCTGGGATCGGCGCTCCTCGAAACGATGACGGGCACCCAGATGCAGCACGTCGTCTACAAGGAGACGAACCAGCTCTACAGCGGTGTCGCCACCGGTGAACTGAGCTTTGCGATGGGGACCATCGCCACCGCCGGACCGCTCCACCGTGGCGGCAAGCTCAAGTTTCTCGCGATTGCGGCGCCCCGCAGGCTCGCGGCATACAAGGACGTGCCGACCGTCTCGGAAGCGGGCGGGCCCGCGGGGTTCGAGGTCGCGGGCTGGACGGCTTTCGCCGCACCGCGCGGCGTTTCCCCGGCGGTCGTCGAAAAGATCCGCCGCGATGTCGAGAAGGCGCTGCGTGAGCCGGATGTCCGCGACAAGTTCGCTGCTTTCGGCTACGAGCCCTTCCTCGCAACGCCCACCGAGTTCGCCCAGCATATTTCCGATGAATCGTCCCGGTTCGCCGAGGTCATCAAGAAAGTCGGCGCGCATCTGGACTGA
- a CDS encoding flavodoxin family protein, giving the protein MPTIAVVFHSGYGHTQRMAQAVAQGAGAALIAIDAEGNLPAGGWEQLKAADAIIFGTPTYMGNVSWQFKKFADGSSKYWYAQEWKDKIAAGFTNSAGLNGDKHAALNALFTMAMQHGMIWVSQGLMPSNTKAAKRDDVNYLVSFSGAIAQSPSDASAGEMAAGDLETARLFGERVASVAARMTAGHPLHPSAVPA; this is encoded by the coding sequence ATGCCAACCATTGCAGTCGTCTTCCACTCCGGCTACGGCCACACCCAGCGCATGGCGCAGGCCGTGGCGCAAGGCGCCGGCGCGGCGCTGATCGCCATCGACGCCGAGGGCAACCTCCCGGCCGGCGGCTGGGAGCAGCTCAAGGCCGCCGACGCGATCATCTTCGGCACGCCGACCTACATGGGCAACGTCAGCTGGCAGTTCAAGAAATTCGCCGATGGCTCGTCCAAGTACTGGTACGCGCAGGAATGGAAGGACAAGATCGCCGCCGGCTTCACCAACAGTGCCGGATTGAACGGCGACAAGCACGCCGCGCTGAATGCGCTGTTCACGATGGCCATGCAGCACGGGATGATCTGGGTCAGCCAGGGGTTGATGCCCAGCAACACCAAGGCCGCGAAGCGGGATGACGTGAACTACCTCGTGTCGTTCAGCGGTGCCATTGCCCAGTCGCCCTCGGATGCAAGCGCCGGCGAGATGGCGGCGGGCGACCTGGAGACGGCGCGCCTGTTCGGCGAGCGCGTGGCCTCCGTGGCGGCCCGGATGACGGCCGGCCATCCGCTGCATCCGAGCGCCGTGCCGGCTTGA
- a CDS encoding fumarylacetoacetate hydrolase family protein produces MKLGTVELRTGEERLACLRADGNAVLAPREFGDMQRVIEACDLAVPALRKLCESAQSEGIALSELRLLSPVRRLRRDVLCTGWNYWDHFHESEGKREGQDVPKPEAPTFFTKGPDVLIGPHDDIAFDPAISSKWDYEAEIALVIGKEGRSIPREHAMAHVFGYCLANDISQRDLQRRHGGQWLKGKSIDGTMPLGPWLTLRDDAELPAITLECELNGAVMQQASASQMAFGIAELVSELSFGMTLKPGDVLLTGTPSGIGNARTPPVFLKEGDLVVVRATGLGELRNRLVAKDLSSYATPA; encoded by the coding sequence TTGAAACTTGGAACTGTTGAATTGCGCACCGGCGAGGAGCGCCTCGCCTGCCTGCGCGCCGACGGCAACGCCGTGCTGGCGCCGCGCGAGTTCGGTGACATGCAACGCGTGATCGAAGCGTGCGACCTCGCTGTTCCGGCTTTGCGCAAGCTCTGCGAGTCTGCGCAATCCGAGGGCATCGCACTCTCCGAGCTGCGGCTCCTGTCGCCGGTGCGCCGATTGCGCCGCGACGTGCTGTGCACGGGCTGGAACTACTGGGACCACTTCCACGAGAGCGAGGGCAAGCGCGAAGGGCAGGACGTGCCCAAGCCCGAAGCGCCGACCTTCTTCACCAAGGGCCCGGACGTGCTGATCGGGCCGCACGACGACATCGCGTTCGACCCTGCCATCTCGAGCAAGTGGGACTACGAGGCCGAAATCGCGCTCGTCATCGGCAAGGAAGGGCGCAGCATCCCTCGCGAGCACGCGATGGCGCACGTGTTCGGCTACTGCCTCGCCAACGATATCTCGCAACGCGACCTGCAACGCCGGCACGGCGGCCAGTGGCTCAAGGGCAAGAGCATCGACGGCACCATGCCCCTCGGCCCCTGGCTCACGCTGCGCGACGACGCCGAACTGCCCGCTATCACGCTCGAGTGCGAACTGAACGGCGCGGTCATGCAGCAGGCGAGTGCATCGCAGATGGCATTCGGCATTGCCGAGCTGGTGAGCGAACTCTCGTTCGGCATGACTCTGAAACCGGGCGACGTGCTCCTCACGGGCACCCCCAGCGGGATCGGCAATGCACGGACACCGCCCGTGTTCCTCAAGGAGGGCGATCTGGTTGTCGTGCGCGCAACCGGCCTGGGCGAACTGAGAAACCGGCTCGTCGCCAAGGACCTGAGTTCCTACGCCACCCCTGCCTGA
- a CDS encoding aldehyde dehydrogenase family protein codes for MFDTQEVLRQFGIQPIHAGACSGPGRWSATGDRALIDAVNPADATVTSRVAGANALDYEAVMATAVATQRSWRMVPAPRRGELVLRIGQLADEHLEGLAAVVALDTGKSLMEARSEVKELVDMATFAAGQSRMLYGSTQQSQRAKHRMYDQWLPLGVVGVISAYNFPAAVWAQNGFLAAIGGNTVVWKPSPKVPLTALALQHLCNIAMEEMGLEGVFTIFIPETNELAELLVSDVRVALVSFTGSTAVGRKVADVVGRTLGRRYMLECSGNNGCIVDETADLKLAASSITFGAVGTTGQRCTSTRRVIVHRSVEGELVELLKKSFAQIRIGDPREPGTVVGPLVDKAAVGHFEAAVREAAALGGQVVFGGRRIDRPGHYVEPTLITQVRPEWPCVQHETFAPIVYVVPYDTIEQAIDIHNGVPQGLASGIHSTNLGNIELFLSAAGSDCGIAKVNMGTTGADIGAAFGGEKETGGGRTAGSDAWKGYMRRQSVCINWGGESPWGSRLKL; via the coding sequence ATGTTCGACACGCAAGAAGTGCTGCGCCAATTCGGCATCCAGCCGATCCATGCAGGCGCCTGCTCCGGCCCCGGGCGCTGGAGCGCCACCGGGGACCGCGCGCTCATCGACGCGGTCAATCCGGCCGATGCCACGGTGACGTCCCGCGTCGCCGGCGCCAACGCCCTCGACTACGAGGCGGTCATGGCCACGGCGGTCGCCACGCAGCGGTCCTGGCGCATGGTGCCGGCGCCGCGCCGCGGAGAACTGGTGCTGCGCATCGGCCAGCTCGCAGACGAACACCTCGAAGGCCTGGCCGCCGTCGTCGCGCTCGACACCGGCAAGTCGCTGATGGAGGCCCGCTCGGAAGTGAAGGAACTGGTCGACATGGCGACCTTCGCGGCGGGCCAGTCGCGCATGCTGTACGGTTCCACGCAGCAGTCGCAGCGCGCGAAGCACCGCATGTACGACCAGTGGCTCCCGCTCGGCGTGGTGGGCGTGATCTCGGCGTACAACTTTCCGGCGGCGGTCTGGGCGCAGAACGGTTTCCTCGCGGCGATCGGCGGCAACACGGTGGTCTGGAAGCCGAGCCCGAAGGTGCCGCTCACAGCCCTGGCGCTGCAGCACCTCTGCAACATCGCCATGGAGGAAATGGGCCTCGAGGGCGTGTTCACGATCTTCATTCCAGAGACCAACGAACTGGCCGAACTGCTCGTGTCCGATGTGCGCGTGGCGCTGGTCTCGTTCACCGGCTCCACGGCGGTCGGCCGCAAGGTGGCCGACGTGGTGGGCCGCACGCTCGGCCGGCGCTACATGCTGGAGTGTTCGGGCAACAATGGCTGCATCGTGGACGAGACCGCGGACCTCAAGCTGGCCGCGTCCAGCATCACCTTCGGTGCCGTGGGGACCACCGGGCAGCGTTGTACCAGCACGCGCCGCGTGATCGTGCACCGCTCGGTCGAAGGCGAGCTCGTGGAACTGCTGAAGAAATCCTTTGCGCAGATCCGGATCGGCGACCCCCGCGAACCTGGCACCGTGGTCGGGCCGCTCGTGGACAAGGCCGCCGTGGGCCACTTCGAAGCTGCTGTGCGCGAGGCGGCCGCCCTCGGGGGCCAGGTCGTGTTCGGTGGCCGTCGCATCGACCGTCCCGGCCATTACGTGGAGCCGACGCTCATCACGCAGGTTCGTCCGGAGTGGCCTTGCGTGCAGCATGAAACGTTTGCGCCCATCGTGTACGTGGTGCCCTACGACACCATCGAGCAAGCCATCGATATCCACAACGGCGTGCCCCAAGGCCTGGCATCCGGGATCCACAGCACGAACCTGGGCAACATCGAGCTGTTCCTCTCGGCTGCGGGCAGCGATTGCGGCATTGCCAAGGTCAACATGGGGACGACGGGCGCCGACATCGGTGCGGCGTTCGGCGGCGAGAAAGAAACGGGCGGCGGCAGAACGGCCGGGTCCGATGCCTGGAAAGGCTACATGCGGCGGCAGAGCGTGTGCATCAACTGGGGCGGCGAGTCGCCCTGGGGCAGCCGTCTCAAGCTCTGA
- a CDS encoding cupin domain-containing protein, translating into MNPPNEATMKTLELLIRTQALDPAGWIDFAEYGFRQYFLWKNADTGASIALLEYRKGGRIPVKHSHASNQFMYCLEGDYEYTDSQLRLTPGSFYMNPKDHPHGPTVAHERSVLIEIYDGPHYYEKPAFHTDETISGFLSKN; encoded by the coding sequence ATGAACCCGCCCAACGAAGCCACGATGAAGACGCTCGAACTGCTGATCCGGACGCAAGCGCTCGATCCGGCGGGATGGATCGACTTTGCCGAGTACGGATTCCGCCAGTACTTTCTCTGGAAGAACGCGGACACCGGCGCCAGCATCGCGCTGCTGGAGTACCGGAAGGGCGGCCGCATCCCCGTGAAGCACTCGCATGCGTCCAACCAGTTCATGTACTGCCTGGAAGGCGACTACGAGTACACGGACAGCCAGCTGCGCTTGACGCCGGGTTCGTTCTACATGAACCCGAAGGACCATCCGCACGGCCCCACCGTGGCGCACGAGCGCAGCGTGCTGATCGAGATCTACGACGGCCCCCATTACTACGAGAAGCCGGCGTTCCACACGGACGAGACCATCTCCGGCTTCCTTTCCAAAAACTGA